A single Calditerrivibrio sp. DNA region contains:
- a CDS encoding diacylglycerol kinase has translation MKSKSWWRSLGYAIEGVLYATKTEKNLKIHISISIAILFLALFFNLKFLEYIILTITISLVIAAELFNTALEYLVDALIKEKSDLAKRVKDVSAGAVLITAFGAVFVGYFVLFERIKSALSFNLQKLPNLPHHIAVVSLVITVALVVVIKSILGRGEPLHGGMPSGHAAVSFSILISIIYLTKDVAVSLLVFLLCVLVAESRVRLKVHSTAEVIIGGILGAGVTFAIFKIIL, from the coding sequence ATGAAGTCTAAAAGCTGGTGGAGGTCCCTGGGCTATGCCATCGAAGGGGTTTTATACGCCACCAAGACAGAAAAAAATCTAAAAATTCATATATCTATATCAATAGCCATACTATTTTTAGCTTTGTTCTTCAATCTAAAATTTTTGGAATATATCATACTTACCATCACTATATCATTAGTTATTGCAGCCGAGTTATTTAACACTGCCCTTGAATATTTAGTGGATGCTTTAATCAAAGAAAAATCTGATCTTGCAAAAAGGGTCAAGGATGTTAGTGCTGGGGCAGTATTGATTACAGCTTTTGGAGCAGTATTTGTTGGATATTTTGTGCTTTTCGAGAGAATTAAAAGTGCTTTAAGCTTTAACCTACAAAAACTACCTAACCTTCCACATCACATAGCGGTAGTTTCCCTTGTAATAACTGTTGCTTTAGTGGTTGTAATAAAATCTATATTAGGTAGAGGGGAACCATTACATGGTGGTATGCCTTCGGGACATGCAGCGGTATCCTTTTCAATACTTATTTCGATAATTTATCTAACGAAAGATGTAGCAGTGTCCCTTCTGGTATTTTTACTATGTGTATTGGTTGCTGAATCAAGAGTCAGATTAAAAGTACATAGTACAGCAGAAGTAATCATTGGTGGCATATTGGGAGCTGGTGTAACTTTTGCTATATTTAAAATTATATTGTGA
- a CDS encoding MFS transporter: protein MNMKDCGSDLQSSVLKLSIVSSFMTPFMISAVNVALPSIAKELHCNSIILSWIAASYLLTTAMFLLPSGKLADIKGRKRVFKYGIMIFTFFSLLSSVAINSSMLILFRMLQGIGGAMIFSTATAILTAVFPPDERGKVLGFTVSSVYIGLSVGPFFGGYISQILSWRMIFLIIVPLGVYLLYLIDRRVDIEWIFNNENSFDLIGSILYGIAIFMVMSGLSMITDIIGKMFLIAGLVVLVIFLFYERGHSNPVLNIDLFLKNKTFFLSNISALINYSATFSVTFLLSLYLQYIKGVSSTEAGLILLFQPVVMATVSPIAGKLSDKINPGLLASLGMVITSLALFLFSLLSFRTHVLYILLVLMFLGLGFAFFSSPNANAIMSSVEKNMYGTASAMMGTMRLLGQMFSMGMATFFISIFLGDKRIIDNPYIYLQVMNYNFIVVSILAFIGIFTSIFRGNLKKSE from the coding sequence ATGAATATGAAAGACTGTGGTTCTGATCTGCAATCTTCAGTACTTAAACTTTCTATTGTTAGTTCCTTTATGACACCATTTATGATTTCTGCGGTAAATGTTGCTTTACCATCTATTGCAAAAGAGCTACACTGTAATAGTATTATTTTAAGCTGGATAGCTGCCTCTTATCTTTTAACAACTGCAATGTTTCTCCTGCCATCAGGTAAATTGGCAGATATAAAAGGTAGAAAAAGGGTCTTCAAGTATGGGATCATGATCTTTACTTTTTTTTCATTACTGTCTTCGGTGGCTATTAATAGCTCTATGCTTATACTTTTTAGAATGTTACAAGGTATTGGTGGGGCTATGATCTTTAGTACAGCTACTGCGATATTAACAGCCGTTTTCCCCCCTGATGAAAGAGGGAAGGTTTTAGGTTTTACTGTTTCATCGGTTTATATAGGGTTGTCTGTTGGACCTTTTTTTGGTGGGTATATCTCCCAAATATTGAGTTGGAGAATGATCTTTTTAATCATTGTGCCGTTGGGTGTATACCTTTTATATTTAATTGATAGAAGAGTAGATATTGAATGGATCTTTAACAATGAAAATAGTTTCGATTTAATAGGTTCCATACTTTATGGAATTGCTATTTTCATGGTTATGTCAGGTCTAAGTATGATAACAGATATAATTGGAAAAATGTTCCTCATAGCTGGATTAGTAGTATTGGTTATATTTTTATTTTACGAAAGGGGTCATAGCAACCCAGTTTTAAACATAGATCTGTTCTTAAAGAACAAAACATTCTTTTTATCTAATATTTCTGCGTTGATTAATTATTCTGCAACATTTTCTGTAACTTTTTTGTTGAGCCTTTACTTGCAATACATAAAAGGGGTATCATCTACTGAAGCAGGGTTAATATTACTATTTCAACCTGTTGTTATGGCTACAGTTTCCCCGATAGCTGGAAAATTATCAGATAAGATAAATCCTGGTTTGTTAGCATCCTTAGGAATGGTAATAACTTCTTTGGCACTTTTTCTTTTTTCCTTGTTAAGTTTTAGAACCCATGTATTATATATTTTGTTGGTATTAATGTTTTTAGGGCTTGGCTTTGCTTTTTTTTCATCTCCCAATGCCAATGCTATTATGAGTTCTGTGGAAAAAAATATGTATGGAACTGCTTCTGCCATGATGGGTACAATGAGACTTTTGGGACAGATGTTTAGCATGGGAATGGCTACATTTTTTATTTCTATTTTCTTAGGTGACAAAAGGATAATCGATAATCCATACATATACCTTCAAGTTATGAATTATAACTTTATTGTGGTATCTATACTTGCCTTTATAGGCATTTTCACATCTATTTTTAGAGGGAATTTAAAGAAATCAGAGTAA
- the deoC gene encoding deoxyribose-phosphate aldolase has translation MNEAESIIEKIDITYLKPDFTKDKVALYEDLFRKYNFASLCIPINYLFDVKAKLENKNKKLCTVIGFPFGYECIETKKKQIIDALDQGVDELDIVFNIAKFLDNDYLYIKNELESLLSLTKDKTTKIIVETYYIRDIKLLKAVELIAEANADFVKTSTGFAPEGARIEDIVLIKKNFDGIIKIKASGGIKTYEMAKRFIEAGADRLGMSDVSDIISRV, from the coding sequence ATGAATGAAGCTGAAAGTATTATAGAAAAAATCGATATAACTTATCTTAAACCAGACTTTACAAAAGATAAGGTTGCACTTTACGAAGATCTTTTTAGGAAATATAATTTTGCATCATTATGTATTCCTATAAATTATTTGTTTGATGTAAAAGCAAAACTTGAAAATAAAAATAAGAAACTATGCACTGTAATAGGTTTTCCTTTTGGTTACGAATGTATCGAAACAAAGAAAAAACAAATAATTGATGCTCTTGATCAAGGGGTAGATGAACTTGATATTGTTTTCAATATAGCTAAATTTTTAGATAATGATTATTTGTATATTAAAAATGAACTTGAATCGTTATTAAGTTTAACTAAAGATAAAACAACAAAGATAATAGTCGAAACTTACTATATAAGAGATATTAAATTGTTAAAAGCTGTAGAGTTAATCGCAGAAGCAAATGCAGATTTCGTAAAGACTTCAACAGGGTTCGCTCCAGAAGGAGCAAGGATAGAAGATATAGTATTGATTAAAAAAAATTTTGATGGTATAATTAAAATAAAAGCATCAGGAGGTATCAAAACATACGAAATGGCTAAAAGGTTTATAGAAGCTGGTGCTGACAGATTAGGCATGAGTGATGTTTCGGATATAATATCCAGGGTATGA
- a CDS encoding hemolysin family protein, which produces MDVGSGYFIAIFLCLLLSAYFSASETALTSLSELKAKHMIQEMGERGKILELWLLHPNKVLYTLLIGNNIVNILSSVLAADVAYKIFKDSSIAIVTGIMTVLIIFFGEIFPKTYAKHNAEKFSIFTMYILKIFFWLFYPFSWTLNKVVKALIKLFGGKVENEGPKITEDELEFLISIGEKEGVLENQKKEMLHNIFEISETSVKEIMVPLNDVTMIELSTPIDEIINVIAKTEYSRIPVYEDNTDNVIGILYSKDIIKYVNKGLDKINIKNILKKPYFVPSTKRIDDLLREFQINRIHLALVVDEYGSIDGLITLEDILEEIVGEIRDEYDKEEEEDIKQIGEGQYIIKGRLNIDDFCEYFSIQKTEDMEQYETISGLIYDLADKIPEVGEEYVYDGYKYIVVEKDGRKIQKIKMIKIEPKQD; this is translated from the coding sequence GTGGACGTAGGCTCGGGTTATTTTATAGCAATATTCTTGTGTTTACTACTATCTGCATACTTTTCTGCTAGTGAAACTGCCCTAACCTCATTAAGCGAACTTAAAGCAAAACACATGATACAGGAGATGGGGGAAAGGGGTAAAATTTTAGAGTTGTGGCTTTTACATCCTAATAAAGTTCTGTACACCCTTTTAATTGGTAATAATATAGTAAATATATTGAGTTCAGTATTAGCAGCTGATGTAGCTTACAAGATATTTAAAGATAGCTCCATTGCTATTGTTACAGGAATAATGACAGTTTTGATAATATTTTTTGGAGAAATATTCCCCAAAACCTATGCAAAACATAACGCTGAAAAATTCAGCATCTTTACTATGTATATTCTTAAAATATTTTTTTGGCTCTTTTACCCCTTTTCCTGGACGTTAAACAAGGTTGTTAAGGCACTCATAAAATTATTTGGTGGTAAAGTGGAAAATGAAGGACCTAAAATAACCGAAGACGAGTTAGAATTTCTAATCTCTATAGGTGAAAAAGAAGGTGTCTTGGAAAATCAGAAAAAAGAGATGCTTCATAATATATTTGAAATAAGTGAAACGTCGGTGAAAGAGATTATGGTACCTTTGAATGATGTTACAATGATTGAACTTTCAACACCCATTGATGAAATAATAAACGTAATAGCCAAAACCGAATACTCCAGAATACCTGTATATGAAGACAACACTGACAATGTAATAGGTATATTGTATTCAAAAGACATCATAAAATACGTGAACAAGGGCTTAGACAAGATCAATATTAAAAATATTCTTAAAAAACCCTATTTTGTTCCATCAACTAAAAGAATAGATGATCTACTCAGGGAGTTTCAGATAAATAGGATACACCTTGCTCTGGTAGTAGATGAGTATGGGAGCATAGATGGACTTATCACACTGGAAGATATTCTGGAAGAAATAGTTGGTGAAATCCGGGATGAATACGACAAAGAGGAAGAAGAAGATATAAAACAGATAGGGGAAGGTCAGTATATTATAAAGGGAAGGCTAAATATAGACGATTTCTGTGAGTATTTTAGTATTCAAAAAACAGAAGATATGGAACAGTATGAAACCATTAGTGGGCTAATATACGATCTGGCTGATAAAATACCTGAAGTTGGAGAAGAATATGTTTATGATGGCTATAAATATATCGTTGTAGAAAAGGATGGTCGAAAGATACAAAAGATAAAAATGATAAAAATTGAACCAAAACAGGACTGA
- the era gene encoding GTPase Era: MSFKTGFVAIIGRPNVGKSTLLNAILGEKITITSNKPNTTRTQIKGIYNSEDCQIIFIDTPGIHNARDQINKLMVEKAIEAIAMVDVIYFLVEPGEIRGPEYNKILEIIKKETAKKILIITKIDIFDKKKVYETAKKVFDDHQFDLVLPISSVKKINIDLLIEETKKLLPEGDPLYPTDELVDAGERFIIAEFIREQVFEILKDEVPYDSFVECEMVEDRSDNLLFIAASIFVKRESQKAIIIGKRGSTIKKIGQNARKTLENFFGVKIYLDLFVKVKEDWQARDEFLKQQGLL; the protein is encoded by the coding sequence TTGAGTTTTAAAACCGGTTTTGTTGCTATAATTGGAAGACCAAATGTAGGTAAATCTACATTGTTAAACGCCATCTTAGGGGAAAAAATCACTATAACTTCAAACAAACCAAATACTACAAGAACCCAAATAAAAGGTATCTATAACTCAGAAGATTGCCAGATAATATTCATAGATACCCCAGGAATACATAATGCCCGGGATCAGATCAACAAGCTAATGGTAGAAAAGGCTATAGAAGCCATCGCTATGGTAGATGTTATCTACTTTTTAGTAGAACCAGGTGAAATAAGAGGACCTGAATATAACAAGATACTGGAAATTATAAAAAAAGAAACTGCAAAAAAGATTTTGATAATAACCAAAATAGATATTTTCGATAAAAAGAAGGTTTATGAAACAGCTAAAAAAGTCTTTGATGATCATCAATTTGATCTCGTATTACCAATATCATCGGTTAAAAAAATAAACATCGATCTATTAATCGAAGAGACAAAAAAACTACTTCCCGAAGGTGACCCCCTCTACCCTACCGACGAGTTGGTTGACGCCGGTGAAAGATTTATAATTGCAGAGTTTATAAGGGAACAGGTTTTTGAAATACTTAAAGATGAAGTCCCTTATGATTCTTTTGTTGAATGCGAAATGGTAGAGGATAGATCTGATAATCTACTTTTCATAGCTGCAAGCATATTTGTAAAACGTGAGTCCCAAAAAGCAATCATTATTGGTAAAAGGGGATCAACGATAAAAAAGATAGGTCAAAACGCCAGAAAAACACTAGAAAATTTTTTTGGTGTTAAGATATATCTTGATCTTTTTGTAAAAGTTAAAGAAGATTGGCAAGCAAGGGATGAGTTTTTAAAACAACAAGGTTTACTCTGA
- a CDS encoding PhoH family protein, whose translation MVTKKIYVDESIIPQITGPGDEYIRKIMSKMGVEIFIRSDEVAVTGDTDKTKKTIDLLLQIKDMALAKAITISDIEHAINMADADDTSVIKEVLTEKIKVSGRAKEVTAKTKNQKKYIESIRQNDIVFGIGPAGTGKTYLAVAMAVNYYITKKVNRIILTRPAVEAGEKLGFLPGDIADKINPYLRPLYDALYYMLDFERVSALIEKGVIELAPLAFMRGRTLDDAFIILDEAQNTTMEQMKMFLTRLGFNSKAVITGDITQIDLPQEKKSGLVLVKDVLKNIKGIDFVEFTKVDVVRNPIVQKIIKAYEIYENKP comes from the coding sequence ATGGTAACAAAGAAAATTTACGTTGATGAGTCTATAATACCCCAAATTACAGGGCCGGGAGATGAGTATATCAGAAAGATTATGTCAAAAATGGGGGTTGAAATTTTTATTAGGAGTGATGAAGTTGCTGTAACTGGTGATACAGACAAAACCAAAAAAACAATAGATCTTTTGCTTCAGATTAAAGATATGGCCTTAGCAAAAGCTATCACAATATCTGACATTGAACATGCCATCAATATGGCAGATGCAGATGATACATCTGTTATAAAAGAAGTTTTAACTGAGAAAATAAAAGTTTCTGGTAGAGCCAAAGAAGTTACTGCAAAAACGAAAAACCAAAAAAAATACATAGAATCCATAAGACAGAACGATATTGTTTTTGGTATTGGCCCTGCAGGTACTGGTAAAACTTATCTCGCAGTTGCCATGGCAGTTAATTATTATATTACAAAAAAAGTAAATAGGATTATATTAACAAGACCCGCTGTGGAAGCAGGTGAAAAATTAGGCTTTCTACCCGGTGATATTGCTGATAAGATTAATCCTTATTTGAGGCCACTTTACGATGCTCTTTACTACATGTTGGATTTTGAAAGGGTATCAGCTTTAATAGAAAAAGGGGTAATAGAACTTGCACCCCTTGCCTTTATGAGGGGTAGGACGCTTGATGATGCATTCATAATTCTGGATGAAGCCCAAAATACCACTATGGAACAGATGAAGATGTTTTTAACAAGGTTAGGATTTAATTCAAAGGCAGTTATCACAGGGGATATCACCCAAATAGATCTGCCCCAGGAAAAAAAATCTGGTCTTGTTTTGGTTAAAGATGTGCTAAAAAATATTAAAGGCATAGATTTCGTTGAATTTACAAAGGTAGATGTGGTGAGAAACCCGATAGTACAGAAAATTATAAAAGCTTATGAAATATATGAAAATAAACCGTAG
- the ybeY gene encoding rRNA maturation RNase YbeY, translating into MDIVIFIDNEKNYSYDEDMFHDIAYTILKDEKINYPYNTAEISLVLTDDSEIQEINRLYRKMDKPTDVLSFPINESKKLSSQILGDIVISMDKVKSQAIENDCTEKEELAFLFIHGLLHLLGYDHEVSEKDEEEMFELQDYFFDKYFS; encoded by the coding sequence ATGGATATTGTAATATTTATAGACAACGAAAAAAATTATTCTTATGATGAAGATATGTTTCACGATATTGCATACACTATTTTGAAGGATGAAAAAATAAATTACCCTTACAATACAGCTGAAATATCACTTGTCCTAACAGATGATAGCGAGATCCAAGAAATAAATAGACTCTATAGAAAAATGGACAAACCCACTGATGTGTTATCTTTCCCAATAAATGAATCAAAAAAACTAAGCTCTCAAATTTTAGGTGACATAGTGATCTCTATGGACAAAGTTAAAAGTCAGGCAATAGAAAATGATTGTACAGAAAAAGAGGAGCTTGCGTTCCTTTTTATTCATGGGCTTTTGCACCTATTGGGTTATGACCATGAGGTGAGCGAAAAGGATGAAGAGGAGATGTTTGAACTTCAAGACTACTTCTTCGATAAATATTTTTCATAA
- a CDS encoding CBS domain-containing protein translates to MKIVITHHNPDFDAFASAYAALKYHNCDKIFISNTVESNLAKYLEDLDFGIPYARVSEKNILDFSEDIELLVITDCKMRSRLKYLANLIDKSKKVIIYDHHHTDNIDITANELNLEKIGATTSIIIRKLKDAKIPFTKDEATLLMMGIYEDTGFLTFNTTTPMDLICAAYLLERGANLNFVSEYVKRELSKEQVLILNELIINTTILMIDKLFIGITYANTDEFMGDIAFLTHKLMEMENFDALFVLVRAGDRIVLVGRSRADKVDVSRILYYFGGGGHPTAGSAIIKDITLNEAIPKLKNLLNEQINPIKFAKDLMTSPVKYVHTGQKMSDALELFMKYNLNIMPVVKDNKTLGLILRRDILHAIKHELHEEPVDSVMQIEFEVASPNTSVEEIKDIMLLKNQKMVPIEENGKLVGVVTRTDLLRLMKEEMIKMPRFVNEKAEIAGFFKTRNVSELLKDRLPEVYFNILNEIGIIADELGLNAYVVGGFVRDLLMKNENFDIDIVVEINAIHLAKEFAKKKNGRVSVHEKFKTAVVILPDKIRIDFATARTEYYNMPASAPEIEISSIKNDLFRRDFTINAMAIKINHKSFGTLLDFYGGQRDIIDKKIRVLHNLSFIDDPSRGLRAIRFAVRYGFEIGPHTNKLLKHAVHLKLFDKIIGSRFFLETKYILSEDNYLDGVKMLNNYGIMKFYIEKFKLDDLKIQTFENFEKYYIWYSVQCQKSIEPYLVRLLILFSDLKLSEFEKICDRFDMPKDFKKEICNGFSRSKYIANKIKKSSNLKKSDLYHLLDGLKDEYILFMASVLGDEYEHHIRDYLTEIRNIRLEINGNDLINIGLKPSKKFQEIFKRLTIMKLDGIIKSKEDELKFAKQIYEEK, encoded by the coding sequence ATGAAGATAGTGATAACCCATCATAATCCAGATTTTGACGCCTTTGCCAGTGCTTATGCAGCCCTTAAATACCACAACTGCGATAAAATATTCATCAGTAATACAGTAGAAAGCAATTTGGCAAAGTACTTGGAAGATTTAGATTTTGGGATACCATATGCAAGGGTATCAGAAAAAAACATACTTGATTTCTCAGAAGATATCGAATTATTAGTGATTACCGATTGCAAAATGAGAAGTAGATTGAAGTATCTTGCAAATCTTATTGATAAATCAAAAAAAGTTATAATATATGATCACCACCATACTGATAACATCGATATTACGGCTAATGAGTTGAACTTAGAAAAGATTGGTGCAACAACTTCTATAATTATTAGGAAGCTAAAAGATGCTAAAATTCCATTTACAAAGGATGAAGCTACACTGCTAATGATGGGGATCTATGAGGATACCGGATTTTTAACATTTAACACAACCACTCCAATGGATCTTATATGTGCTGCATACCTGCTCGAAAGAGGCGCAAATCTAAATTTTGTATCAGAATATGTAAAAAGAGAACTTAGTAAAGAACAGGTACTAATACTCAACGAACTTATAATTAACACTACAATATTGATGATTGATAAACTTTTTATTGGGATCACCTATGCTAATACCGATGAGTTTATGGGTGATATAGCTTTTCTAACTCATAAATTAATGGAGATGGAAAACTTTGATGCTCTTTTTGTTTTAGTAAGGGCAGGTGATAGAATTGTATTGGTTGGAAGAAGTAGAGCTGATAAGGTTGATGTCTCAAGAATTTTATACTATTTTGGTGGTGGAGGTCATCCTACTGCAGGTAGTGCCATTATAAAAGATATAACCCTTAATGAAGCCATACCTAAACTAAAAAATCTATTAAACGAACAGATTAACCCAATAAAGTTTGCCAAAGATCTTATGACTTCACCAGTAAAGTATGTTCACACTGGTCAAAAGATGTCTGATGCTTTAGAACTTTTTATGAAATACAATCTCAATATAATGCCTGTGGTTAAAGATAACAAAACATTAGGGTTAATTTTACGAAGAGATATACTCCATGCCATAAAACATGAACTACATGAAGAACCTGTTGACTCAGTGATGCAGATTGAGTTTGAAGTAGCTTCTCCCAATACATCAGTGGAAGAGATAAAGGATATCATGTTATTGAAAAACCAAAAGATGGTGCCGATTGAAGAAAACGGTAAATTGGTGGGGGTTGTGACCCGAACAGATTTATTGAGATTGATGAAAGAAGAGATGATAAAGATGCCCCGTTTTGTTAATGAAAAAGCTGAAATTGCAGGTTTTTTTAAAACCAGAAATGTAAGTGAGCTTTTAAAAGATAGGCTACCAGAGGTATACTTCAATATTTTAAATGAGATAGGGATCATCGCAGACGAGTTAGGTTTAAATGCCTATGTTGTGGGAGGGTTCGTAAGGGATCTACTTATGAAAAATGAAAATTTCGATATAGATATCGTAGTGGAAATAAATGCCATACACCTTGCTAAGGAGTTTGCCAAAAAGAAAAATGGTAGAGTCTCTGTTCATGAAAAATTCAAAACTGCTGTTGTTATTCTACCCGACAAAATACGAATAGATTTTGCAACCGCAAGAACCGAATATTATAACATGCCAGCTTCTGCACCGGAAATAGAGATATCTTCAATTAAAAATGATCTGTTTAGAAGGGATTTTACCATAAATGCTATGGCAATAAAGATAAATCATAAATCTTTTGGTACACTTCTTGATTTTTATGGTGGACAAAGGGATATTATCGATAAAAAGATACGAGTACTTCACAATTTGAGCTTTATCGACGATCCTTCAAGGGGATTAAGGGCGATAAGATTTGCCGTCAGATATGGTTTTGAGATAGGTCCCCACACTAATAAACTTTTAAAACATGCTGTTCATTTGAAACTTTTTGATAAAATAATTGGTAGCAGATTCTTCCTAGAAACTAAATATATCCTTAGTGAAGACAACTACTTAGACGGTGTGAAAATGTTGAATAATTATGGAATTATGAAATTTTATATAGAAAAATTTAAGTTAGATGACTTAAAGATACAAACCTTTGAAAACTTTGAAAAATACTATATTTGGTATTCTGTTCAATGCCAAAAATCTATAGAGCCCTACCTTGTGAGATTACTAATACTTTTCTCAGATCTCAAACTTTCAGAGTTTGAAAAGATATGTGATAGGTTTGATATGCCAAAAGACTTTAAAAAAGAGATTTGTAACGGTTTTTCCAGAAGCAAGTATATTGCAAATAAAATTAAGAAATCATCAAACCTAAAAAAATCAGACCTGTATCATTTACTTGACGGTTTAAAAGATGAATATATTTTATTTATGGCATCTGTGTTAGGTGATGAATATGAACATCATATTAGAGATTATTTAACTGAGATTAGAAACATAAGGCTTGAGATAAATGGTAATGATCTGATAAACATAGGACTCAAACCATCTAAAAAGTTCCAAGAGATATTTAAAAGATTGACAATTATGAAGCTTGATGGAATAATAAAAAGTAAAGAAGATGAACTAAAGTTTGCCAAGCAAATTTACGAGGAAAAATAA
- a CDS encoding phosphate acyltransferase — translation MFPEGEYEKIIRAAVKVLDEGFGKPILLGNEVKITEMADRLNINLEGIEIINPEKSDLLDKYAKDLFKLRQRKGVTEVEAYRLLTKVTNYFGAMMVLNGEADCLVTGYSRDYGNSVRPLLEVMPFEKDYKTASGSYFMV, via the coding sequence GTGTTCCCAGAAGGTGAGTATGAAAAGATTATTAGAGCTGCTGTTAAGGTCTTGGATGAAGGTTTTGGTAAACCTATTTTGTTGGGTAATGAAGTCAAGATCACAGAGATGGCTGATAGGTTAAATATAAATCTGGAAGGTATTGAGATTATAAATCCAGAAAAATCTGATCTATTGGATAAATATGCTAAAGATCTTTTTAAACTAAGGCAAAGAAAAGGTGTTACTGAGGTGGAAGCTTATCGTTTGCTTACAAAGGTAACCAACTATTTTGGTGCAATGATGGTATTAAATGGTGAAGCAGATTGTTTGGTGACTGGGTATTCGAGGGACTATGGTAACTCTGTCAGACCATTACTTGAGGTTATGCCTTTTGAAAAAGATTATAAGACGGCTTCAGGATCATATTTCATGGT
- a CDS encoding tyrosine recombinase, which produces MNEFDKLLKNFKSYLKYDLSLSENSIIAYLKDAENFLSYKGTYKVSNDDIISFMTFLRRSGLSIESILRKMSGLSTFFDFLITEKLFDKNPVENINKPKKWEKLPHFLNFEEVEALLNAPDKSSPIGFRDCMILKTFYSTGARVSELVNIKISDIDLRRGIVSIVGKGSKQRFLPIYESLQEELKCYLEVRLQYFVKNSDNGYLFLNKNGTKLTRVFCWMLIKKYCQKAGISKDISPHTLRHSFATHLLTNGADLRTIQLLLGHSDISTTEIYTHITDNKARNILEQFHPRFKKRL; this is translated from the coding sequence ATGAATGAATTTGATAAGCTCTTAAAGAACTTCAAAAGCTATTTAAAATATGATCTTTCGTTATCAGAAAATTCTATTATAGCCTACCTTAAAGATGCAGAAAATTTTTTATCATATAAAGGCACCTATAAAGTAAGTAATGATGACATAATCTCTTTCATGACTTTTCTTAGAAGATCTGGATTATCAATAGAATCGATACTTAGAAAAATGTCCGGCCTATCAACTTTTTTTGACTTTTTAATCACAGAAAAGCTATTTGATAAAAACCCTGTTGAAAATATCAATAAGCCTAAAAAATGGGAAAAGCTACCTCACTTTCTTAATTTTGAAGAAGTAGAAGCCCTGTTAAATGCACCTGACAAAAGTTCTCCAATAGGATTTAGGGATTGCATGATATTAAAGACATTCTATTCTACCGGAGCTAGGGTTAGTGAACTTGTTAATATAAAGATATCTGATATAGACTTAAGAAGAGGTATTGTGTCTATTGTGGGAAAAGGATCTAAGCAAAGATTTTTACCCATTTATGAGTCCCTTCAAGAGGAGTTAAAATGCTATTTAGAAGTTAGACTTCAGTATTTTGTAAAAAATAGTGATAACGGCTACCTTTTTCTAAACAAAAACGGAACAAAATTGACAAGGGTTTTTTGTTGGATGCTTATAAAAAAGTATTGTCAAAAAGCTGGAATATCCAAAGATATATCCCCTCATACCCTAAGACACTCTTTTGCAACTCATCTTTTAACCAATGGGGCAGATTTAAGAACTATCCAACTTTTACTTGGACATTCAGATATTTCCACAACTGAAATATACACACACATAACAGACAACAAAGCAAGAAATATCTTAGAACAGTTTCATCCAAGATTTAAAAAAAGATTATGA